The following coding sequences are from one Gossypium raimondii isolate GPD5lz chromosome 4, ASM2569854v1, whole genome shotgun sequence window:
- the LOC105766560 gene encoding F-box protein At3g58530 translates to MEGEGEEQTSIWNKETVPKVMKIVSTRLAQRDLISLLLLSPWIHRTLISYPSLWLSIDLREMNNAGDRLIAALSLPRYQHVKQISLEFAQDIDDDHLEVIKSKCLGSLQDLESLNLNGCQKISDKGIEAITSCCLKLKVFSIYWNVRAADEGVKHLVKNCKYIVDLNFSGCKHLSDKSLQLVADNYPELESLNLTRCVKMTDSGLQQVFVKCSFLQSLNLYALSSFTDEAYKKISVLSHLKFLDLCGAQNLSDDGLSCIAKCKKLVSLNLTWCVRVTDVGVIDIAESCTSLEFLSLFGIVGVTDKCLEALSKSCANTMTTLDVNGCIGIKRRSRDDLLKLFPYLRCFKVHS, encoded by the exons ATGGAAGGCGAAGGGGAAGAGCAGACATCAATATGGAACAAAGAAACTGTACCAAAAGTGATGAAAATAGTGAGCACAAGGCTTGCTCAAAGAGACCTCATCTCTCTCCTCCTTCTCAGCCCTTGGATTCACCGCACTCTCATTTCCTACCCTTCTCTTTGGCTT TCTATTGATCTACGTGAGATGAATAATGCTGGAGATCGACTCATAGCTGCGCTTTCACTG CCAAGATACCAGCATGTGAAACAAATAAGCCTTGAATTTGCACAAGATATAGATGATGATCATCTAGAAGTCATTAAGAGCAAG TGTTTGGGATCTCTTCAAGACCTTGAGTCTTTAAATCTGAATGGCTGCCAAAAGATATCTGACAAAGGAATTGAAGCTATAACCAGTTGTTGTCTTAAATTGAAggttttttctatttattgGAATGTAAG GGCCGCTGATGAAGGTGTGAAGCATCTGGTGAAGAACTGCAAATATATAGTTGATTTGAACTTTAGTGGCTGTAAG CATTTATCAGACAAAAGTTTGCAATTAGTAGCTGACAATTACCCCGAGCTGGAGTCTTTGAATCTGACGAG GTGTGTCAAGATGACAGATAGTGGCTTGCAACAAGTATTTGTCAAGTGCTCCTTTCTCCAAAGTTTAAATCTTTACGCACTCTCCAG CTTCACAGATGAAGCTTACAAGAAGATATCTGTTCTATCTCATCTAAAATTCCTAGATTTATGTGGTGCCCAG AATCTCTCGGATGACGGACTTTCCTGTATAGCTAAATGCAAGAAACTTGTGTCTCTCAATTTAACATG GTGTGTACGAGTCACTGATGTAGGGGTCATAGATATTGCTGAAAGTTGCACATCCCTTGAATTTCTCAG TTTGTTTGGGATAGTTGGGGTAACTGACAAGTGCCTTGAGGCCCTTTCCAAGTCGTGCGCAAATACGATGACGACTCTTGATGTTAATGGATGTATTGGTATTAAG AGACGGAGCCGCGATGATTTACTTAAGTTGTTCCCATATCTGAGATGCTTCAAAGTGCATAGCTGA